The Desulfitobacterium chlororespirans DSM 11544 genome includes a region encoding these proteins:
- a CDS encoding HD family phosphohydrolase — protein MNIRRLGSLKLFSDISTTWRHIQVLVVCFVLFTSILSSGLFVSKLHLKLGDPSPQLVTAPYEKNIEDLKKYYQDQEAAAEAVKPVYTQDEEYLTSISRDLSTAFIALEEAIASNEDKADALKKLRQVAPFNVLPQEALEGLLDSSLDLLEEKEQKATEVILVNARGEETGARSPQDVPALRQKIKQDINEASFPDEFKAFLSEFVDAKITQPTLLEDTEATEKLRQNARASVLMESQRYKANQKIVGPGEIVDEKIMQVLVGYGLVENRSPWRSVAGIALIVLASIVTMTFYAYQYRKNVADISKKLLLIALMMFLVLVMGKAVISLNLGDAEYNAMTGILIPVAWATMTIAILVDVEIAYFSAALLSVFVGLLADPTMSTNSGWLISLIALFGGFIGVHSVSLLSQRSDLARAGLYIAAFNVITASCIALISGMGISAWLVSIGLGIVNGIFSSVLAVGTLHWFETGFGITSAVRLLELSNPNRPLLKRLLMEAPGTYHHSVLVGNLAEAAAEEVQANAILVRVGSLYHDIGKLKRPYFFIENQFAQDNPHDKIAPTLSALIITSHIKDGLEMAKEENLPQVLQDIIAQHHGDSVVSFFYHKAMEDNANVPEEAFHYEGPKPQTKEAALVLLADSVEAAVRAMKQPTPGRVEGLVRKIIKDKLNDDQLSQCNLTFQDLDKIATAFVRILSGIFHSRVEYPDMQTKQLPEPGKLEDVREMEQKELAAEGESTGAKGESAEETGKADNS, from the coding sequence TAGGCTCCTTAAAGCTTTTTTCTGATATAAGCACCACTTGGCGGCATATCCAGGTACTGGTGGTGTGTTTTGTGCTGTTCACAAGTATTCTGTCTTCAGGACTCTTTGTCTCCAAACTTCACCTGAAGCTGGGTGATCCCAGCCCTCAGCTTGTGACGGCTCCTTATGAAAAGAATATTGAGGATTTAAAAAAGTATTACCAGGATCAAGAAGCGGCGGCTGAGGCGGTTAAGCCGGTTTATACCCAGGATGAAGAGTATCTGACCAGCATTTCCCGGGATTTGAGCACGGCTTTTATTGCTTTGGAGGAAGCAATAGCCAGCAATGAAGATAAGGCAGATGCGCTGAAAAAACTGCGTCAAGTTGCTCCTTTTAATGTTCTGCCCCAGGAAGCACTGGAAGGCCTGTTGGATTCCTCCCTGGATTTATTGGAAGAAAAAGAACAGAAAGCCACGGAAGTTATTTTAGTGAATGCCCGCGGTGAGGAGACAGGTGCCCGCAGTCCTCAAGATGTCCCTGCCTTACGCCAAAAGATTAAGCAGGATATTAATGAAGCCTCTTTCCCGGATGAGTTCAAGGCTTTTCTCAGCGAGTTCGTGGATGCTAAAATCACTCAACCCACCTTGCTGGAAGATACAGAGGCTACAGAGAAATTAAGGCAGAATGCCCGGGCTTCGGTACTCATGGAATCGCAGCGTTATAAAGCCAATCAAAAGATCGTCGGACCGGGAGAAATTGTTGACGAGAAAATCATGCAGGTTCTGGTGGGCTACGGACTGGTTGAGAACCGGTCTCCTTGGCGTTCTGTTGCCGGTATCGCCTTGATTGTCTTAGCCAGTATCGTTACTATGACATTCTATGCTTATCAATACCGGAAAAACGTTGCCGATATATCTAAAAAATTGCTGCTCATTGCTTTAATGATGTTCCTGGTTCTGGTTATGGGTAAGGCGGTCATCTCCCTGAATCTGGGGGATGCCGAATATAATGCCATGACCGGCATCTTGATCCCTGTAGCTTGGGCCACCATGACCATCGCCATTCTGGTGGATGTGGAGATAGCCTATTTTTCGGCGGCACTTTTGTCTGTATTTGTCGGGTTATTGGCTGATCCCACCATGTCTACCAATTCAGGCTGGCTGATTTCTCTGATCGCCTTGTTTGGCGGCTTTATCGGTGTTCATAGTGTCTCCCTATTAAGCCAGCGATCCGATTTGGCCCGGGCAGGACTTTATATTGCAGCGTTCAATGTGATTACGGCCAGCTGTATTGCTCTGATCTCAGGGATGGGCATATCCGCCTGGCTGGTCAGCATAGGCTTAGGGATCGTGAACGGGATCTTTTCCTCAGTTCTTGCAGTAGGAACCCTTCATTGGTTTGAGACCGGTTTTGGAATTACGTCGGCAGTGCGCTTATTGGAGCTATCCAATCCTAACCGCCCTTTGTTGAAGCGGCTTTTGATGGAGGCTCCGGGTACCTATCACCATAGCGTGCTGGTGGGCAACCTGGCGGAAGCAGCGGCAGAAGAGGTACAGGCCAATGCAATTTTGGTTCGGGTAGGGTCCCTATATCACGACATCGGCAAGCTGAAGCGGCCCTATTTCTTTATTGAAAATCAGTTCGCTCAGGATAACCCCCATGATAAAATAGCTCCCACTCTCAGCGCCTTGATCATCACCTCCCATATAAAAGACGGGCTGGAGATGGCCAAGGAAGAGAATCTGCCCCAGGTTCTCCAGGACATTATCGCACAACACCATGGGGATAGTGTAGTCAGCTTCTTCTACCATAAAGCTATGGAAGATAACGCTAATGTTCCCGAAGAAGCCTTTCACTACGAAGGGCCTAAACCCCAGACCAAAGAGGCCGCCCTGGTCCTTCTGGCCGATAGTGTGGAAGCGGCAGTTCGTGCTATGAAGCAGCCCACGCCAGGGCGTGTTGAAGGCTTGGTTCGTAAAATCATCAAGGACAAGCTTAATGATGATCAGCTTAGTCAGTGTAATTTGACCTTCCAGGATTTAGATAAAATTGCCACCGCTTTTGTCCGGATTCTGAGCGGCATTTTCCATTCCCGGGTAGAGTACCCTGATATGCAAACCAAACAGCTGCCGGAACCGGGGAAGCTTGAGGATGTCCGGGAGATGGAGCAAAAGGAACTTGCTGCGGAGGGAGAATCCACGGGAGCAAAAGGAGAATCTGCAGAAGAGACGGGAAAAGCGGATAATTCGTAA
- the ybeY gene encoding rRNA maturation RNase YbeY — MYLDINWEEDSIPENERGSLTGLLEQGIAKAVHLSAGSEEAEVSLTLVDDARIHELNRDYRGVDRPTDVLSFALQEETEDEPDILDYEDHLLGDIIISVERARAQAADYGHSFERELVYLAVHGTLHLLGYDHLEEEDKEEMRRQEEAVMSQIGLLR, encoded by the coding sequence ATGTATTTGGATATTAATTGGGAAGAAGACTCCATTCCTGAAAATGAGCGCGGATCACTTACAGGGCTTTTAGAACAGGGAATTGCCAAGGCCGTCCATTTATCGGCGGGGTCGGAGGAAGCTGAGGTCAGCCTGACTTTAGTGGATGATGCCAGAATCCATGAACTGAATCGAGATTATCGTGGCGTGGATCGGCCGACGGATGTGTTGTCTTTTGCCCTGCAGGAGGAAACAGAAGATGAACCAGACATCCTGGATTACGAGGACCATCTGTTGGGTGATATAATTATTTCAGTGGAGCGGGCCAGAGCTCAGGCTGCTGATTATGGGCATTCTTTTGAACGGGAACTGGTCTATTTAGCGGTCCATGGAACTCTCCACCTTCTGGGCTATGATCATCTGGAAGAAGAGGATAAAGAGGAAATGCGCCGGCAGGAAGAAGCGGTAATGAGTCAAATCGGTCTTTTGCGTTAA
- a CDS encoding diacylglycerol kinase family protein, which produces MGQHHKKPSNWESFGDAFQGILYNCKTQRHFRFHVFTAALVLLIAVWLRLERWEWVVLLLTIGSVMAAEAFNTAVEIAVDLAEPDFNPQAGLAKDVAAGAVLITAIIAVAVGVVIFGPRLAGLLGLG; this is translated from the coding sequence ATGGGACAACATCATAAAAAACCTTCCAACTGGGAAAGCTTTGGCGATGCTTTTCAGGGAATTCTCTATAACTGCAAAACCCAGAGACATTTTCGCTTCCACGTATTCACCGCCGCATTGGTCCTGCTCATTGCTGTTTGGCTGAGACTGGAGCGCTGGGAATGGGTGGTTTTATTGCTGACCATCGGCAGTGTCATGGCGGCAGAGGCTTTTAATACGGCGGTGGAGATTGCTGTGGATTTAGCTGAGCCGGACTTTAATCCACAGGCCGGGTTAGCTAAGGATGTGGCGGCGGGGGCGGTTTTGATTACGGCGATCATAGCGGTTGCTGTCGGGGTTGTGATTTTTGGGCCGCGTTTAGCCGGTCTGTTGGGGCTGGGTTGA